A part of Thiomicrorhabdus sediminis genomic DNA contains:
- a CDS encoding YcgL domain-containing protein, with translation MSAIQVSAYRSPKKSELYLFLPQATKLEDVPQELLVMFGEPEHVIDFDLTPEKKLAREDAKTVYESIEKKGYYVQMPPSEVEKISDMPAPPAHLDNIF, from the coding sequence ATGTCTGCTATCCAAGTTTCGGCTTACAGAAGCCCAAAAAAATCAGAACTTTATCTGTTTCTTCCCCAAGCAACCAAGCTTGAAGACGTGCCGCAGGAACTACTGGTCATGTTTGGTGAGCCGGAGCATGTCATTGATTTTGATCTGACACCGGAAAAGAAACTGGCGCGTGAAGATGCCAAAACGGTTTACGAATCAATCGAGAAAAAAGGCTATTACGTTCAAATGCCGCCGAGCGAAGTGGAAAAAATCAGCGATATGCCTGCGCCTCCGGCTCACTTGGATAATATTTTCTAG
- a CDS encoding superoxide dismutase has product MAFTLPDLPYDYDALEVSIDARTMEIHHTKHHNTYVTNLNNAIAGTELEDKSLEELVANAGALSPAVRNNGGGHWNHAFFWDIMTGDSMGAPKGALADDINETFGSLDALKEQFNTAGATRFGSGWAWLSVDADGKLQVSSTPNQDNPLMDCAEVKGSPILGLDVWEHAYYLRYQNLRPAYMQAWWDVVNWDKVSELYQSAKG; this is encoded by the coding sequence ATGGCTTTTACACTTCCTGATTTACCTTATGATTACGATGCATTAGAAGTTTCTATCGATGCGCGCACTATGGAAATCCACCATACCAAACACCACAATACTTATGTCACCAACCTGAACAATGCCATTGCTGGTACTGAACTTGAAGATAAGTCGTTAGAAGAACTTGTTGCCAATGCCGGTGCTTTATCACCAGCGGTACGCAACAACGGTGGCGGTCACTGGAACCATGCATTTTTCTGGGACATCATGACTGGCGACAGCATGGGCGCGCCAAAAGGCGCTTTGGCTGACGATATCAATGAGACTTTCGGTAGCCTTGATGCACTAAAAGAACAGTTCAACACTGCTGGTGCGACACGTTTCGGTTCTGGCTGGGCTTGGCTTTCTGTTGATGCTGACGGCAAACTACAGGTTTCATCAACGCCTAACCAAGACAACCCATTAATGGATTGCGCCGAAGTCAAAGGCTCACCAATCCTAGGCCTGGATGTTTGGGAACACGCTTATTACCTACGCTACCAAAACCTACGCCCTGCTTATATGCAAGCTTGGTGGGATGTTGTTAACTGGGATAAGGTTTCTGAACTTTACCAGTCAGCCAAAGGCTAA